A window from Megalobrama amblycephala isolate DHTTF-2021 linkage group LG21, ASM1881202v1, whole genome shotgun sequence encodes these proteins:
- the zgc:153431 gene encoding CSC1-like protein 2 isoform X2, producing the protein MGIFGNLACTGQANCYSNSSKDYCYSARIRSTVLQGLPFGGVPTVLALDFMCFLVLLFVFSILRKVAWDYGRLALVTDADSVASALHSETPDRYERLTSVSSSVDFEQRDNGFCSWLTAIFRIKDEEIREKCGEDAVHYLSFQRHIIGLLVVVGVLSVGIVLPVNFSGNLLGKSLKNCGLLVVVIGHKLQ; encoded by the exons ATGGGGATTTTTGGGAACCTGGCCTGTACGGGTCAGGCCAACTGTTACAGCAACTCTTCCAAAGACTACTGCTACTCGGCCCGGATCCGCAGTACTGTACTGCAGGGGCTGCCCTTCGGAGGGGTTCCCACGGTCCTCGCGTTGGACTTTATGTGCTTCCTG GTTCTTCTTTTTGTCTTCTCCATCTTACGGAAAGTGGCGTGGGATTACGGCCGTCTGGCCCTGGTGACTGATGCTGACAG TGTGGCTTCAGCTCTACATTCTGAAACGCCGGACCGTTATGAACGTCTCACCTCCGTCTCCAGCTCGGTGGATTTCGAACAGCGAGATAAC GGCTTCTGCTCCTGGTTGACGGCCATATTCAGAATAAA GGACGAGGAGATCCGGGAGAAGTGCGGTGAAGACGCCGTCCACTATCTGTCCTTCCAGCGGCACATCATCGGTCTGCTGGTCGTGGTGGGCGTGCTGTCGGTGGGCATCGTTCTGCCCGTCAACTTCTCAGGCAACCTGCTGGGTAAGTCCTTGAAGAACTGTGGATTACTGGTTGTGGTTATTGGCCATAAGCTTCAGTAG
- the zgc:153431 gene encoding CSC1-like protein 2 isoform X1: protein MGIFGNLACTGQANCYSNSSKDYCYSARIRSTVLQGLPFGGVPTVLALDFMCFLVLLFVFSILRKVAWDYGRLALVTDADRQKRRFNGLEEREYVASALHSETPDRYERLTSVSSSVDFEQRDNGFCSWLTAIFRIKDEEIREKCGEDAVHYLSFQRHIIGLLVVVGVLSVGIVLPVNFSGNLLGKSLKNCGLLVVVIGHKLQ from the exons ATGGGGATTTTTGGGAACCTGGCCTGTACGGGTCAGGCCAACTGTTACAGCAACTCTTCCAAAGACTACTGCTACTCGGCCCGGATCCGCAGTACTGTACTGCAGGGGCTGCCCTTCGGAGGGGTTCCCACGGTCCTCGCGTTGGACTTTATGTGCTTCCTG GTTCTTCTTTTTGTCTTCTCCATCTTACGGAAAGTGGCGTGGGATTACGGCCGTCTGGCCCTGGTGACTGATGCTGACAG ACAGAAGAGAAGATTCAACGGTCTGGAGGAGCGGGAGTA TGTGGCTTCAGCTCTACATTCTGAAACGCCGGACCGTTATGAACGTCTCACCTCCGTCTCCAGCTCGGTGGATTTCGAACAGCGAGATAAC GGCTTCTGCTCCTGGTTGACGGCCATATTCAGAATAAA GGACGAGGAGATCCGGGAGAAGTGCGGTGAAGACGCCGTCCACTATCTGTCCTTCCAGCGGCACATCATCGGTCTGCTGGTCGTGGTGGGCGTGCTGTCGGTGGGCATCGTTCTGCCCGTCAACTTCTCAGGCAACCTGCTGGGTAAGTCCTTGAAGAACTGTGGATTACTGGTTGTGGTTATTGGCCATAAGCTTCAGTAG